One Phocoena sinus isolate mPhoSin1 chromosome 14, mPhoSin1.pri, whole genome shotgun sequence genomic region harbors:
- the OSBP2 gene encoding oxysterol-binding protein 2 isoform X2, producing the protein MAHTCRGTINLFTAHFDTEDSCGIVLTSGGRTYHLKAGSEVERQQWITALELAKAKAVRLMSSQSDDSGDDEDGTASPADKSELHDTIKKLSLKLDDLSTCNELVAKHGVALQRSLSELDGLRIPCESGEKLKAVSERATLFRITSNAMINACRDFLELAETHSRKWQRALQYEQEQRVHLEETIEQLAKQHNSLERAFRSAPGRAANPTKSFSEGSLLTTKGEDSEEDEDTEYFDAMEDSTSFITVITEPKEDRKAEGGTTGSVEWTSDNVLDSTSLVPQGPPKVKRRVRIPDKPNYSLNLWSIMKNCIGRELSKIPMPVNFNEPLSMLQRLTEDLEYHHLLDKAVHCTSSVEQMCLVAAFSVSSYSTTVHRIAKPFNPMLGETFELDRLDDMGLRSLCEQVSHHPPSAAHYVFSKHGWSLWQEITISSKFRGKYLSIMPLGAIHLEFQASGNHYVWRKSTSTVHNIIVGKLWIDQTGDVEIVNHKTKDRCQLKFLPYSYFSKEVARKVTGVVSDSQGKAHYVLSGSWDEQMECAKIVQSSPSSPSLDGKQKTVYQTLPAKLMWKKYPLPDNAENMYYFSELALTLNEHEEGVAPTDSRLRPDQRLMEKGHWDEANTEKQRLEEKQRVNRRRRLEACSRGCGAEEEKEAEVYVPLWFEKRLDPVTGETACVYKGGYWEAKEKQDWHMCPNIF; encoded by the exons ATGACTCTGGGGACGACGAGGACGGGACTGCCTCCCCAGCTGACAAGAGCGAGCTACACGACACCATCAAGAAGCTCTCCCTAAAGCTAGACGACCTCAGCACGTGCAATGAGCTCGTGGCCAAGCACGGCGTCGCACTGCAGCGCTCCCTGAGCGAGCTGGACGGCCTCAGGATCCCCTGTGAGAGTGGCGAGAAGCTGAAGGCGGTCAGCGAGCGGGCCACCCTCTTCCGCATCACTTCAAATGCTATGATCAAT GCCTGCAGGGACTTCCTGGAACTAGCGGAGACGCACAGCCGGAAATGGCAGCGGGCTCTGCAGTATGAGCAGGAGCAGCGCGTCCATCTGGAGGAGACCATCGAGCAGCTGGCCAAGCAGCACAACAGCCTCGAGCGCGCTTTCCGCAGTGCCCCCGGCCGGGCCGCCAACCCCACCAAGAGCTTCAGCGAGG GAAGCCTCTTAACCACCAAAGGCGAGGACAGTGAGGAAGATGAAGATACCGAGTACTTCGACGCCATGGAAGACTCCACATCCTTCATCACAGTGATCACTGAGCCCAAGGAGGACAG AAAAGCCGAGGGTGGGACTACAGGCTCCGTGGAATGGACCTCAGACAAT GTGCTAGACAGCACCTCACTTGTGCCCCAGGGCCCCCCCAAAGTCAAGAGGCGTGTCCGCATCCCCGACAAGCCCAACTACAGTCTTAATCTTTGGAGCATCATGAAGAACTGCATCGGCCGGGAGCTCTCCAAGATCCCCATGCCG GTCAACTTTAACGAGCCCCTGTCCATGCTCCAGCGGCTGACGGAGGACCTGGAGTACCACCACCTGCTGGACAAGGCCGTGCACTGCACCAGCTCCGTGGAGCAGATGTGCCTGGTGGCGGCCTTCTCCgtgtcctcctactccaccacCGTGCACCGCATCGCCAAGCCCTTCAACCCCATGCTGGGCGAGACCTTCGAGCTGGACCGTCTCGATGACATGGGCCTGCGCTCCCTCTGCGAGCAG GTAAGCCACCACCCGCCATCGGCCGCACACTATGTGTTCTCCAAACACGGCTGGAGCCTCTGGCAGGAGATCACCATCTCCAGCAAGTTCCGGGGGAAATACCTCTCCATCATGCCGCTAG GTGCCATCCACTTAGAATTCCAGGCCAGCGGGAATCACTACGTGTGGAGGAAAAGCACCTCGACTGTGCATAACATCATCGTGGGCAAGCTCTGGATCGACCAG ACAGGGGACGTCGAGATTGTGAACCACAAGACAAAGGACCGATGCCAGCTAAAGTTCTTACCCTAcagctatttctccaaagaggtGGCCCGGAAG GTGACAGGAGTGGTGAGTGACAGCCAGGGCAAGGCCCACTACGTGCTGTCAGGCTCGTGGGATGAACAGATGGAGTGCGCCAAGATCGTGCAAAGCAGCCCCAGCAGCCCCAGCTTGGACGGGAAGCAGAAAACGGTGTACCAGACACTACCGGCCAAGCTGATGTGGAAGAAGTACCCGCTGCC GGACAACGCGGAGAACATGTACTACTTCTCGGAGCTGGCCCTGACCCTCAACGAGCACGAGGAGGGCGTGGCGCCCACCGACAGCCGCTTGCGGCCCGACCAGCGGCTGATGGAGAAGGGACACTGGGATGAGGCCAACACGGAGAAGCAGCGGCTGGAGGAGAAGCAGCGCGTGAATCGGCGCCGGAGGTTGGAGGCCTGCTCGCGGGGCTGCGGTGCGGAGGAAG AGAAGGAGGCCGAAGTGTACGTGCCGCTGTGGTTTGAGAAGAGGCTGGACCCGGTGACTGGGGAGACGGCCTGCGTGTACAAGGGTGGCTACTGGGAGGCCAAGGAGAAGCAGGACTGGCACATGTGCCCCAACATCTTCTGA
- the OSBP2 gene encoding oxysterol-binding protein 2 isoform X3, translating to MEDSTSFITVITEPKEDRKAEGGTTGSVEWTSDNVLDSTSLVPQGPPKVKRRVRIPDKPNYSLNLWSIMKNCIGRELSKIPMPVNFNEPLSMLQRLTEDLEYHHLLDKAVHCTSSVEQMCLVAAFSVSSYSTTVHRIAKPFNPMLGETFELDRLDDMGLRSLCEQVSHHPPSAAHYVFSKHGWSLWQEITISSKFRGKYLSIMPLGAIHLEFQASGNHYVWRKSTSTVHNIIVGKLWIDQTGDVEIVNHKTKDRCQLKFLPYSYFSKEVARKVTGVVSDSQGKAHYVLSGSWDEQMECAKIVQSSPSSPSLDGKQKTVYQTLPAKLMWKKYPLPDNAENMYYFSELALTLNEHEEGVAPTDSRLRPDQRLMEKGHWDEANTEKQRLEEKQRVNRRRRLEACSRGCGAEEEKEAEVYVPLWFEKRLDPVTGETACVYKGGYWEAKEKQDWHMCPNIF from the exons ATGGAAGACTCCACATCCTTCATCACAGTGATCACTGAGCCCAAGGAGGACAG AAAAGCCGAGGGTGGGACTACAGGCTCCGTGGAATGGACCTCAGACAAT GTGCTAGACAGCACCTCACTTGTGCCCCAGGGCCCCCCCAAAGTCAAGAGGCGTGTCCGCATCCCCGACAAGCCCAACTACAGTCTTAATCTTTGGAGCATCATGAAGAACTGCATCGGCCGGGAGCTCTCCAAGATCCCCATGCCG GTCAACTTTAACGAGCCCCTGTCCATGCTCCAGCGGCTGACGGAGGACCTGGAGTACCACCACCTGCTGGACAAGGCCGTGCACTGCACCAGCTCCGTGGAGCAGATGTGCCTGGTGGCGGCCTTCTCCgtgtcctcctactccaccacCGTGCACCGCATCGCCAAGCCCTTCAACCCCATGCTGGGCGAGACCTTCGAGCTGGACCGTCTCGATGACATGGGCCTGCGCTCCCTCTGCGAGCAG GTAAGCCACCACCCGCCATCGGCCGCACACTATGTGTTCTCCAAACACGGCTGGAGCCTCTGGCAGGAGATCACCATCTCCAGCAAGTTCCGGGGGAAATACCTCTCCATCATGCCGCTAG GTGCCATCCACTTAGAATTCCAGGCCAGCGGGAATCACTACGTGTGGAGGAAAAGCACCTCGACTGTGCATAACATCATCGTGGGCAAGCTCTGGATCGACCAG ACAGGGGACGTCGAGATTGTGAACCACAAGACAAAGGACCGATGCCAGCTAAAGTTCTTACCCTAcagctatttctccaaagaggtGGCCCGGAAG GTGACAGGAGTGGTGAGTGACAGCCAGGGCAAGGCCCACTACGTGCTGTCAGGCTCGTGGGATGAACAGATGGAGTGCGCCAAGATCGTGCAAAGCAGCCCCAGCAGCCCCAGCTTGGACGGGAAGCAGAAAACGGTGTACCAGACACTACCGGCCAAGCTGATGTGGAAGAAGTACCCGCTGCC GGACAACGCGGAGAACATGTACTACTTCTCGGAGCTGGCCCTGACCCTCAACGAGCACGAGGAGGGCGTGGCGCCCACCGACAGCCGCTTGCGGCCCGACCAGCGGCTGATGGAGAAGGGACACTGGGATGAGGCCAACACGGAGAAGCAGCGGCTGGAGGAGAAGCAGCGCGTGAATCGGCGCCGGAGGTTGGAGGCCTGCTCGCGGGGCTGCGGTGCGGAGGAAG AGAAGGAGGCCGAAGTGTACGTGCCGCTGTGGTTTGAGAAGAGGCTGGACCCGGTGACTGGGGAGACGGCCTGCGTGTACAAGGGTGGCTACTGGGAGGCCAAGGAGAAGCAGGACTGGCACATGTGCCCCAACATCTTCTGA